From Vicugna pacos chromosome 6, VicPac4, whole genome shotgun sequence, a single genomic window includes:
- the RAB11A gene encoding ras-related protein Rab-11A, translated as MGTRDDEYDYLFKVVLIGDSGVGKSNLLSRFTRNEFNLESKSTIGVEFATRSIQVDGKTIKAQIWDTAGQERYRAITSAYYRGAVGALLVYDIAKHLTYENVERWLKELRDHADSNIVIMLVGNKSDLRHLRAVPTDEARAFAEKNGLSFIETSALDSTNVEAAFQTILTEIYRIVSQKQMSDRRENDMSPSNNVVPIHVPPTTENKPKVQCCQNI; from the exons ATGGGCACCCGCGACGACGAGTACGACTACCTCTTCAAAG ttgtcCTTATTGGAGATTCTGGTGTGGGAAAGAGTAATCTCCTGTCTCGATTTACTCGAAATGAGTTTAATCTTGAAAGCAAGAGCACCattggagtagagtttgcaacaaGAAGCATCCAGGTTGACGGAAAAACAATAAAGGCACAAATATGGGACACAGCAGGACAAGAGCGATACCGAGCTATAACATCAGC ATACTATCGTGGAGCTGTAGGTGCCTTATTGGTTTATGACATTGCTAAACATCTCACATACGAAAATGTAGAGCGATGGCTGAAAGAACTGAGAGATCATGCTGATAGTAACATCGTTATCATGCTTGTGGGCAATAAGAGTGATTTGCGTCACCTCAGGGCAGTTCCTACAGATGAAGCAAGAGCTTTTGCAG AAAAGAATGGTTTGTCATTCATTGAGACATCTGCTCTAGACTCTACAAATGTAGAAGCTGCTTTTCAGACAATCTTGACAG AGATATACCGCATTGTTTCCCAGAAGCAAATGTCAGACAGACGTGAAAACGACATGTCTCCAAGCAACAATGTGGTTCCTATTCACGTTCCACCAACCACTGAAAACAAGCCAAAGGTGCAGTGCTGTCAGAACATATAA